From Streptomyces cyaneogriseus subsp. noncyanogenus, the proteins below share one genomic window:
- the pepN gene encoding aminopeptidase N, translating to MSVLTRDEAQTRAQLLDVHHYTIELDLTGGDETFDSRSAIRFTVRDGQDATDTFVEVKPAELRSVTLDGQPLDPQTLDGNRLPLKNLTPGTHELRVDAAMRYSRTGEGMHRFTDPADGETYVYTQMFMDDVQRVFAAFDQPDLKAVFDLTVKAPAGWSVLANGVTEHTGDGVWRAAATPPVSTYLVAVAAGPWHSVRTDHRGLPFGIHCRRSLARHLDADAEELLDVTRACFDRYHEKFDEPYPFDSYDQAFVPEFNAGAMENPGLVTFRDEFVYRSAVTDAERQTRAMVIAHEMAHMWFGDLVTLKWWDDIWLNESFAEYMGYQITAEATRFTGPWTEFGVARKAWGYDADQRPSTHPVAPENVEDTASALLNFDGISYAKGASALRQLVTWLGEKDFLAGINTHFARHRFGNAALADFIDSLAGATDRDVHAWADAWLRTTGVDTLAPTVTPGRDGTCTLTVARTGSRPHRIAVGLYDRDLGDEGGLVLRERLELDIPQTEPRSIGKRPALLLLNDGDLTYTKVRFDPESFATVRAHLAGLPDPLTRAVVWNALRDAVRDGELAPTAYLDAARTHLPHETDLALVEGVLAFATTQIADRYLTPEQRPAALATLSALCRDLIRRTEDGDHPGLRLIAVRHFIDVAAQPDTITAWFSEGTVPGGPELDPELRWRLLGRLAVLGAIDDAVIEAELVQDPSATGQEGAARCRAALPDPEAKRRAWEEMFTGDGLSNYLFTATAQGFWQPEQADLVRAYVPRYYPDAVAVAARRGPAIADAAGRWAFPAHAVDADTLRLGEECLRDADPVPALRRKLADQLDDLARALRVRQA from the coding sequence ATGTCCGTACTGACGCGCGACGAAGCGCAGACCCGTGCCCAGCTCCTCGACGTCCACCACTACACGATCGAACTCGACCTGACCGGTGGCGACGAGACCTTCGACTCCCGCTCCGCCATCCGGTTCACCGTCCGCGACGGTCAGGACGCCACGGACACCTTCGTCGAGGTCAAGCCCGCCGAGCTGCGCTCCGTCACCCTGGACGGACAGCCCCTGGACCCGCAGACCCTGGACGGGAACCGGCTGCCGCTGAAGAACCTCACCCCCGGCACCCACGAACTGCGCGTCGACGCCGCCATGCGCTACTCCCGCACCGGCGAGGGCATGCACCGCTTCACCGACCCCGCCGACGGCGAGACCTACGTCTACACCCAGATGTTCATGGACGACGTCCAGCGCGTCTTCGCCGCCTTCGACCAGCCCGACCTCAAGGCCGTCTTCGACCTGACCGTCAAGGCCCCCGCGGGCTGGAGCGTCCTCGCCAACGGCGTCACCGAGCACACCGGCGACGGCGTCTGGCGGGCCGCCGCCACCCCGCCGGTCTCCACCTACCTCGTCGCCGTCGCCGCCGGCCCCTGGCACTCCGTGCGCACCGACCACCGCGGCCTGCCCTTCGGCATCCACTGCCGCCGCTCCCTCGCCCGCCACCTCGACGCCGACGCCGAGGAACTCCTCGACGTCACCCGCGCCTGCTTCGACCGCTACCACGAGAAGTTCGACGAGCCCTACCCCTTCGACTCCTACGACCAGGCGTTCGTCCCCGAGTTCAACGCCGGCGCCATGGAGAACCCCGGCCTGGTCACCTTCCGCGACGAATTCGTCTACCGCTCCGCCGTCACCGACGCCGAACGGCAGACCCGCGCCATGGTCATCGCCCACGAGATGGCCCACATGTGGTTCGGCGACCTCGTCACCCTGAAGTGGTGGGACGACATCTGGCTGAACGAGTCCTTCGCCGAGTACATGGGCTACCAGATCACCGCCGAGGCCACCCGCTTCACCGGGCCCTGGACCGAGTTCGGCGTCGCCCGCAAGGCCTGGGGCTACGACGCCGACCAGCGCCCCTCCACCCACCCCGTCGCCCCCGAGAACGTCGAGGACACCGCCTCCGCCCTCCTCAACTTCGACGGCATCTCCTACGCCAAGGGCGCCTCCGCCCTGCGCCAGCTCGTCACCTGGCTCGGCGAGAAGGACTTCCTGGCCGGCATCAACACCCACTTCGCCCGCCACCGGTTCGGCAACGCCGCCCTCGCCGACTTCATCGACTCCCTCGCCGGCGCCACCGACCGCGACGTCCACGCCTGGGCCGACGCCTGGCTGCGCACCACCGGCGTCGACACCCTCGCCCCCACCGTCACCCCGGGCAGGGACGGCACCTGCACCCTCACCGTCGCCCGCACCGGCAGCCGCCCCCACCGCATCGCCGTCGGCCTCTACGACCGCGACCTCGGCGACGAGGGCGGCCTCGTCCTGCGCGAACGCCTCGAGCTGGACATCCCGCAGACCGAACCCCGCTCCATCGGCAAGCGGCCCGCGCTGCTCCTGCTCAACGACGGCGACCTCACCTACACCAAGGTCCGCTTCGACCCCGAGTCCTTCGCCACCGTCCGCGCCCACCTGGCCGGCCTGCCCGACCCGCTCACCCGCGCCGTCGTCTGGAACGCCCTGCGCGACGCCGTCCGCGACGGCGAGCTGGCGCCCACCGCCTACCTGGACGCCGCCCGCACCCACCTCCCGCACGAGACCGACCTCGCCCTCGTCGAAGGCGTCCTCGCCTTCGCCACCACCCAGATCGCCGACCGCTACCTCACCCCCGAGCAGCGGCCCGCGGCCCTGGCCACCCTCAGCGCCCTGTGCCGCGACCTCATCCGCCGCACCGAGGACGGCGACCACCCCGGGCTGCGCCTGATCGCCGTACGCCACTTCATCGACGTCGCCGCCCAGCCCGACACCATCACCGCCTGGTTCTCCGAAGGCACCGTCCCCGGCGGCCCCGAGCTCGACCCCGAGCTGCGCTGGCGCCTCCTCGGCCGCCTCGCCGTCCTCGGCGCCATCGACGACGCCGTCATCGAGGCCGAACTCGTGCAGGACCCGAGCGCCACGGGCCAGGAAGGCGCCGCCCGCTGCCGCGCCGCCCTGCCCGACCCCGAGGCCAAGCGCCGCGCCTGGGAGGAGATGTTCACCGGCGACGGCCTGTCCAACTACCTGTTCACCGCCACCGCCCAGGGCTTCTGGCAGCCCGAGCAGGCCGATCTGGTGCGCGCCTATGTGCCGCGCTACTACCCCGACGCGGTCGCCGTCGCCGCCCGCCGCGGCCCCGCCATCGCCGACGCCGCCGGCCGCTGGGCCTTCCCCGCCCACGCCGTCGACGCCGACACCCTGCGGCTCGGCGAGGAGTGCCTGCGCGACGCCGACCCCGTCCCGGCCCTGCGCCGCAAGCTCGCCGACCAGCTCGACGACCTCGCCCGGGCCCTGCGCGTCCGCCAGGCGTAG
- a CDS encoding chorismate mutase: MTTSNTGTDDVDAAVREELARLRDSIDNIDAAVVHMLAERFKCTQQVGHLKARHQLPPADPTREARQIERLRALAESAKLDPAFAEKFLNFIIAEVIRHHERIAEDTGNGHGPGAG; encoded by the coding sequence ATGACCACCAGCAACACCGGTACCGATGACGTCGACGCCGCCGTCCGCGAGGAGCTGGCGCGGCTGCGCGACAGCATCGACAACATCGACGCGGCCGTCGTCCACATGCTCGCCGAGCGCTTCAAATGCACCCAGCAGGTCGGCCACCTCAAAGCCCGCCACCAGTTGCCGCCCGCCGACCCCACCCGAGAGGCCCGGCAGATCGAGCGCCTGCGCGCGCTCGCCGAGAGCGCGAAGCTGGACCCGGCGTTCGCGGAGAAGTTCCTGAACTTCATCATCGCCGAGGTGATCCGCCACCACGAGCGCATCGCCGAGGACACCGGCAACGGGCACGGCCCCGGGGCCGGCTGA
- a CDS encoding chitosanase yields MKRSGVLFLAAVPVAAVATAYFLSPGGSREAPARPPAALVEAGREHAKSRAEQERAADDAVIAGLPPGLADPAKKELAQRLVASAEHSTLDWRSAYDSIEDLGDGQGYTAGVIGFCTGTHDLLTLVERYTENHPGNGLARYLPALREVDGTDSHEGLDPGFPAAWRAEAELPAFRAAQEAERDRVYFDPAVRLAKLDGLGPLGQFVYYDALVFHGPDTDPDGFYGLRERAMRQADTPAEGGSEKTFLDAFLDVRRAAMKAKRPGIDTSRVDTAQRRFLDAGNFTLDTPLVWEMYGETFRVP; encoded by the coding sequence GTGAAACGCAGCGGTGTGCTGTTCCTAGCGGCCGTCCCCGTGGCCGCGGTCGCCACGGCCTACTTCCTCTCCCCGGGCGGATCGCGGGAGGCTCCGGCCAGGCCGCCCGCCGCCCTCGTGGAGGCCGGCCGCGAGCACGCCAAGAGCCGTGCCGAGCAGGAGCGCGCGGCGGACGACGCGGTGATCGCCGGCCTGCCGCCGGGGCTGGCCGACCCGGCCAAGAAGGAGCTGGCGCAGCGGCTGGTGGCGAGCGCGGAGCACTCCACCCTGGACTGGCGCAGCGCGTACGACAGCATCGAGGACCTCGGTGACGGCCAGGGCTACACGGCGGGCGTGATCGGTTTCTGCACCGGCACCCACGACCTGCTCACCCTGGTCGAGCGCTACACCGAGAACCACCCCGGCAACGGCCTGGCGCGGTACCTGCCCGCGCTGCGCGAGGTCGACGGCACCGACTCCCACGAGGGCCTGGACCCCGGCTTCCCCGCGGCCTGGCGGGCGGAGGCGGAGCTCCCGGCCTTCCGCGCGGCGCAGGAGGCCGAGCGCGACCGGGTCTACTTCGACCCGGCCGTCCGCCTGGCCAAGCTCGACGGGCTGGGTCCGCTGGGCCAGTTCGTCTACTACGACGCGCTGGTCTTCCACGGCCCCGACACCGACCCGGACGGCTTCTACGGCCTGCGCGAGCGCGCCATGCGCCAGGCGGACACACCGGCCGAGGGCGGCTCGGAGAAGACCTTCCTGGACGCCTTCCTCGATGTCCGCCGCGCGGCGATGAAGGCCAAGCGCCCGGGCATCGACACCTCCCGCGTCGACACCGCCCAGCGCCGCTTCCTGGACGCCGGGAATTTCACCCTGGACACGCCGCTGGTGTGGGAGATGTACGGGGAGACGTTCCGGGTGCCGTAG
- a CDS encoding glutamate synthase subunit beta has protein sequence MADPKGFLNHGREVARTRPVEERVKDWNEVYVPGSLLPIISKQASRCMDCGIPFCHNGCPLGNLIPEWNDYAYREDWQAASERLHATNNFPEFTGRLCPAPCESACVLGINQPPVTIKNVEVSIIDKAWETGDVAPQIPERLSGKTVAVVGSGPAGLAAAQQLTRAGHTVAVYERADRIGGLLRYGIPEFKMEKRHINRRIEQMRAEGTRFRTGVEIGRDLKATDLKKRYDAVVLAVGATTARDLPVPGRELKGIHQAMEYLPLANKVQEGDYVAPPISAEGKHVVVIGGGDTGADCVGTAHRQGAASVTQLEIMPRPNEERDPIAQPWPTFPMLYKVTSAHEEGGERVYSVSTTHFEGDEDGNVQWLHMTEVEFVDGKLTPKPGTERKIPAQLVTLAMGFTGTDRDNGLVDQFGLELDARGNIARDADFQTNVPGVFVAGDAGRGQSLIVWAIAEGRSAARGVDRYLTGASELPAPIRPTDRALAV, from the coding sequence ATGGCTGATCCCAAGGGCTTTCTCAACCACGGCCGCGAGGTCGCCAGGACCCGCCCCGTCGAGGAGCGCGTCAAGGACTGGAACGAGGTCTACGTCCCCGGCTCCCTGCTGCCGATCATCAGCAAGCAGGCCAGCCGGTGCATGGACTGCGGCATCCCGTTCTGCCACAACGGCTGCCCGCTCGGGAACCTGATCCCCGAGTGGAACGACTACGCCTACCGCGAGGACTGGCAGGCCGCCTCCGAGCGCCTGCACGCCACCAACAACTTCCCGGAGTTCACCGGCCGCCTGTGCCCCGCTCCGTGCGAGTCGGCGTGTGTGCTCGGCATCAACCAGCCGCCGGTCACCATCAAGAACGTCGAGGTCTCCATCATCGACAAGGCGTGGGAGACCGGGGACGTCGCCCCGCAGATCCCCGAGCGCCTGTCCGGCAAGACGGTCGCCGTCGTCGGCTCGGGCCCGGCGGGCCTGGCCGCCGCCCAGCAGCTCACCCGGGCCGGGCACACGGTCGCCGTCTACGAGCGCGCGGACCGCATCGGCGGCCTCCTGCGCTACGGCATCCCCGAGTTCAAGATGGAGAAGCGGCACATCAACCGCCGTATCGAGCAGATGCGCGCGGAGGGCACCCGCTTCCGCACCGGCGTCGAGATCGGCCGCGACCTGAAGGCGACGGACCTGAAGAAGCGGTACGACGCCGTGGTGCTGGCCGTCGGCGCCACCACCGCGCGCGACCTGCCGGTGCCGGGCCGCGAGCTCAAGGGCATCCACCAGGCGATGGAGTACCTGCCGCTGGCCAACAAGGTCCAGGAGGGCGACTACGTCGCCCCGCCGATCTCGGCCGAGGGCAAGCACGTCGTCGTCATCGGCGGCGGCGACACCGGTGCCGACTGCGTGGGCACCGCCCACCGCCAGGGCGCGGCGTCCGTCACCCAGCTGGAGATCATGCCCCGCCCCAACGAGGAGCGGGACCCGATCGCCCAGCCGTGGCCGACCTTCCCCATGCTCTACAAGGTCACCTCGGCCCACGAGGAGGGCGGCGAGCGGGTCTACTCCGTCTCCACCACCCACTTCGAGGGCGACGAGGACGGCAACGTCCAGTGGCTCCACATGACCGAGGTCGAGTTCGTCGACGGCAAGCTCACCCCCAAGCCGGGCACCGAGCGCAAGATCCCCGCGCAGCTCGTCACCCTCGCCATGGGCTTCACCGGGACCGACCGGGACAACGGCCTGGTCGACCAGTTCGGCCTGGAACTCGACGCACGGGGTAACATCGCTCGCGACGCCGATTTCCAGACCAACGTCCCGGGCGTGTTCGTCGCCGGTGACGCCGGCCGCGGCCAGTCCCTGATCGTGTGGGCGATCGCCGAGGGCCGCTCGGCCGCCCGCGGCGTCGACCGCTACCTGACCGGGGCCAGCGAGCTGCCGGCCCCGATCCGGCCGACCGACCGCGCGCTCGCGGTCTGA
- the gltB gene encoding glutamate synthase large subunit: MRTPRQPSQHSTNGRNWSFMDARPAAQGMYDPRNEHDACGVGFVATLTGEASHTLVDQALTVLRNLEHRGATGSEPDSGDGAGILSQVPDAFFREVAEFELPEAGAYAVGIAFLPEDGTEDAVSQIETIAAGEGLTVLGWREVPVAPELLGATARSTMPVFRQLFVADGTSTGIDLDRRAFVLRKRAEREAGVYFPSLSARTIVYKGMLTTGQLEPFFPDLSDRRFASAIALVHSRFSTNTFPSWPLAHPYRFVAHNGEINTVKGNRNWMAARESQIISDLFGDQEKIDRIFPICTPDASDSASFDEVLELLHLGGRSLPHSVLMMIPEAWENHDSMDPARRAFYQYHSTMMEPWDGPACVTFTDGTQVGAVLDRNGLRPGRYWVTDDGLVVLGSEVGVLDIDPARVVRKGRLQPGRMFLVDTAEHRIIEDDEIKAQLAAEHPYAEWVEAGEIELGDLPEREHIVHTHASVTRRQQTFGYTEEELRVILAPMAKTGAEPIGSMGTDSPIAALSERPRLLFDYFTQLFAQVTNPPLDAIREELVTSLRSSLGPQGNLLDPTAASCRSVLLPFPVIDNDELAKLIHINADGDMPGFKAATLSGLYRVHGGGEALAARIEEICAEADAAIENGARLIVLSDRHSDAEHAPIPSLLLTAAVHHHLIRTKQRTQVGLLVEAGDVREVHHVALLIGYGAAAVNPYLAMESVEDLVRAGTFLPGIEPEQAIRNLIYALGKGVLKVMSKMGISTVASYRGAQVFEAVGLDEAFVGKYFNGTATKIGGVGIDVIAQEVAARHAKAYPASGIAPAHRALEIGGEYQWRREGEPHLFDPETVFRLQHSTRAGKYDIFKKYTERVNEQSERLMTLRGLFGFKSDREPIPLEEVEPVSEIVKRFSTGAMSYGSISQEAHETLAIAMNQLGGKSNTGEGGEDPERLYDPARRSAIKQVASGRFGVTSEYLVNADDIQIKMAQGAKPGEGGQLPGHKVYPWVAKTRHSTPGVGLISPPPHHDIYSIEDLAQLIHDLKNANPAARIHVKLVSEVGVGTVAAGVSKAHADVVLISGHDGGTGASPLTSLKHAGGPWELGLAETQQTLLLNGLRDRIVVQTDGQLKTGRDVVIAALLGAEEFGFATAPLVVSGCVMMRVCHLDTCPVGIATQNPTLRDRFSGKAEYVVNFFRFIAEEVRELLAELGFRSIEEAVGHAEILDVTRAVNHWKAQGLDLEPLFHVPELPEGAVRHALVPQDHGLEKALDNELIRLAADALAANDATEAQPVRARVAIRNINRTVGTMLGHEVTKKFGGAGLPDDTIDITFTGSAGQSFGAFVPRGVTLRLEGDANDYVGKGLSGGRIIVRPDRGADHLAEYSVIAGNTLAYGATGGEMFLRGKVGERFCVRNSGALVVSEGVGDHGCEYMTGGHAVVLGETGRNFAAGMSGGVAYVIDLDRDNVNAGNLGAIEALDDADKQWLHDVVRRHAEETGSTVAEKLLADWAVSAERFSKIIPSTYKAVLAAKDAAERAGLSETEITEKMMEAATNG, encoded by the coding sequence ACGACGCCTGCGGCGTCGGCTTCGTCGCCACCCTGACCGGCGAGGCGTCCCACACCCTGGTCGACCAGGCACTCACCGTGCTGCGCAACCTGGAGCACCGCGGAGCCACCGGCTCCGAGCCCGACTCCGGCGACGGCGCGGGCATCCTCTCCCAGGTGCCGGACGCCTTCTTCCGCGAGGTGGCCGAATTCGAGCTGCCCGAGGCCGGCGCCTACGCCGTCGGTATCGCCTTCCTGCCCGAGGACGGCACCGAGGACGCCGTCTCGCAGATCGAGACGATCGCCGCCGGTGAGGGCCTGACCGTCCTCGGCTGGCGCGAGGTCCCCGTCGCTCCCGAACTCCTCGGCGCCACCGCCCGGTCGACGATGCCCGTCTTCCGCCAGCTCTTCGTCGCCGACGGCACCAGCACCGGCATCGACCTGGACCGCAGGGCGTTCGTGCTGCGCAAGCGCGCCGAGCGCGAGGCGGGCGTCTACTTCCCGTCGCTGTCCGCGCGGACCATCGTCTACAAGGGCATGCTGACCACCGGCCAGCTCGAGCCCTTCTTCCCGGACCTGTCCGACCGCCGCTTCGCCTCCGCGATCGCGCTCGTGCACTCCCGGTTCTCCACCAACACCTTCCCGTCGTGGCCGCTGGCCCACCCGTACCGCTTCGTCGCGCACAACGGCGAGATCAACACGGTCAAGGGCAACCGCAACTGGATGGCGGCCCGCGAGTCGCAGATCATCTCCGACCTGTTCGGCGACCAGGAGAAGATCGACCGCATCTTCCCGATCTGCACCCCCGACGCCTCCGACTCGGCCTCCTTCGACGAGGTGCTGGAACTGCTGCACCTGGGCGGCCGGTCGCTGCCCCACTCGGTGCTGATGATGATCCCGGAGGCGTGGGAGAACCACGACTCCATGGACCCGGCCCGGCGCGCCTTCTACCAGTACCACTCCACGATGATGGAGCCCTGGGACGGCCCGGCCTGCGTCACCTTCACCGACGGCACCCAGGTCGGCGCGGTCCTGGACCGCAACGGCCTGCGCCCCGGCCGCTACTGGGTCACCGACGACGGCCTGGTCGTCCTCGGCTCCGAGGTCGGCGTCCTCGACATCGACCCGGCCCGGGTCGTCCGCAAGGGCCGCCTCCAGCCCGGCAGGATGTTCCTCGTCGACACCGCCGAGCACCGCATCATCGAGGACGACGAGATCAAGGCGCAGCTCGCCGCCGAGCACCCCTACGCCGAGTGGGTCGAGGCCGGCGAGATCGAGCTGGGCGACCTGCCCGAGCGTGAGCACATCGTGCACACCCACGCCTCGGTCACCCGCCGCCAGCAGACCTTCGGCTACACCGAGGAAGAGCTGCGCGTCATCCTCGCGCCGATGGCCAAGACCGGCGCCGAGCCGATCGGCTCCATGGGCACCGACTCGCCCATCGCGGCCCTCTCCGAGCGCCCGCGGCTGCTGTTCGACTACTTCACCCAGCTCTTCGCGCAGGTCACCAACCCGCCGCTGGACGCGATCCGGGAAGAGCTGGTGACGAGCCTGCGCTCGTCGCTGGGCCCGCAGGGCAACCTGCTCGACCCGACCGCCGCCTCCTGCCGGTCCGTCCTCCTGCCCTTCCCGGTCATCGACAACGACGAGCTGGCCAAGCTCATCCACATCAACGCCGACGGCGACATGCCCGGTTTCAAGGCCGCGACCCTCTCCGGCCTGTACCGGGTGCACGGCGGCGGCGAGGCTCTCGCGGCCCGCATCGAGGAGATCTGCGCCGAGGCCGACGCCGCCATCGAGAACGGCGCCCGCCTGATCGTCCTGTCGGACCGCCACTCCGACGCCGAGCACGCGCCGATCCCGTCGCTGCTGCTCACCGCCGCCGTCCACCACCACCTCATCCGCACCAAGCAGCGCACCCAGGTGGGCCTGCTGGTCGAGGCCGGCGACGTCCGCGAGGTCCACCACGTCGCCCTGCTCATCGGCTACGGCGCCGCCGCCGTCAACCCGTACCTGGCGATGGAGTCGGTCGAGGATCTGGTCCGCGCCGGCACCTTCCTGCCGGGCATCGAGCCCGAGCAGGCCATCCGGAACCTGATCTACGCCCTCGGCAAGGGCGTCCTGAAGGTCATGTCCAAGATGGGCATCTCGACCGTCGCCTCCTACCGCGGCGCGCAGGTCTTCGAGGCCGTCGGCCTGGACGAGGCGTTCGTCGGGAAGTACTTCAACGGCACCGCCACCAAGATCGGCGGCGTGGGCATCGACGTCATCGCCCAGGAGGTCGCCGCCCGCCACGCCAAGGCGTACCCGGCCAGCGGCATCGCGCCCGCCCACCGCGCGCTGGAGATCGGCGGCGAGTACCAGTGGCGCCGCGAGGGCGAGCCGCACCTGTTCGACCCCGAGACGGTCTTCCGCCTCCAGCACTCCACCCGCGCCGGCAAGTACGACATCTTCAAGAAGTACACCGAGCGGGTGAACGAGCAGTCCGAGCGGCTGATGACGCTGCGCGGCCTGTTCGGCTTCAAGTCCGACCGCGAGCCGATCCCGCTCGAGGAGGTCGAGCCGGTTTCGGAGATCGTCAAGCGGTTCTCCACCGGCGCCATGTCGTACGGCTCCATCTCGCAGGAGGCGCACGAGACCCTCGCCATCGCCATGAACCAGCTCGGCGGCAAGTCCAACACCGGTGAGGGCGGCGAGGACCCCGAGCGCCTGTACGACCCGGCGCGCCGCTCCGCGATCAAGCAGGTCGCCTCCGGCCGCTTCGGTGTGACGAGCGAGTACCTGGTCAACGCCGACGACATCCAGATCAAGATGGCCCAGGGCGCCAAGCCCGGCGAGGGCGGCCAGCTCCCCGGCCACAAGGTCTACCCCTGGGTCGCCAAGACCCGGCACAGCACCCCCGGCGTCGGCCTGATCTCCCCGCCGCCGCACCACGACATCTACTCCATCGAGGACCTCGCCCAGCTCATCCACGACCTGAAGAACGCCAACCCGGCCGCCCGCATCCACGTGAAGCTGGTCTCCGAGGTCGGCGTCGGCACGGTCGCCGCGGGTGTGTCCAAGGCGCACGCGGACGTCGTGCTGATCTCCGGCCACGACGGCGGCACCGGCGCCTCCCCGCTCACCTCGCTCAAGCACGCGGGCGGCCCCTGGGAGCTCGGCCTCGCCGAGACCCAGCAGACCCTGCTGCTCAACGGCCTGCGCGACCGGATCGTCGTCCAGACCGACGGCCAGCTCAAGACCGGCCGCGACGTCGTCATCGCCGCGCTGCTGGGCGCCGAGGAGTTCGGCTTCGCCACCGCGCCGCTCGTCGTCTCCGGCTGCGTCATGATGCGCGTCTGCCACCTGGACACCTGTCCGGTCGGCATCGCCACCCAGAACCCGACCCTGCGGGACCGGTTCTCCGGCAAGGCCGAGTACGTCGTGAACTTCTTCCGGTTCATCGCCGAGGAGGTCCGCGAGCTCCTGGCCGAGCTGGGCTTCCGCTCCATCGAGGAGGCCGTCGGCCACGCCGAGATCCTCGACGTGACCCGCGCGGTGAACCACTGGAAGGCGCAGGGCCTGGACCTGGAGCCGCTGTTCCACGTGCCCGAGCTGCCCGAGGGCGCGGTCCGCCACGCCCTGGTCCCCCAGGACCACGGCCTGGAGAAGGCGCTCGACAACGAGCTGATCAGGCTCGCGGCGGACGCGCTCGCCGCGAACGACGCGACCGAGGCGCAGCCGGTGCGCGCCCGGGTCGCCATCCGCAACATCAACCGCACGGTCGGCACCATGCTCGGCCACGAGGTGACGAAGAAGTTCGGCGGCGCGGGCCTGCCCGACGACACCATCGACATCACCTTCACCGGCTCGGCCGGCCAGTCCTTCGGCGCCTTCGTCCCGCGCGGCGTCACGCTGCGCCTGGAGGGCGACGCCAACGACTACGTCGGCAAGGGCCTGTCCGGCGGCCGGATCATCGTCCGCCCGGACCGGGGCGCCGACCACCTCGCCGAGTACAGCGTCATCGCGGGCAACACCCTCGCCTACGGCGCCACCGGCGGCGAGATGTTCCTGCGCGGCAAGGTCGGCGAGCGCTTCTGCGTCCGCAACTCCGGCGCGCTGGTCGTCTCCGAGGGCGTGGGCGACCACGGCTGCGAGTACATGACCGGCGGCCACGCGGTCGTCCTCGGCGAGACCGGGCGCAACTTCGCGGCCGGCATGTCCGGCGGCGTCGCGTACGTCATCGACCTCGACCGCGACAACGTCAACGCCGGCAACCTCGGCGCGATCGAGGCGCTGGACGACGCGGACAAGCAGTGGCTGCACGACGTGGTGCGCCGCCACGCCGAGGAGACCGGCTCCACGGTCGCCGAGAAGCTCCTCGCCGACTGGGCCGTGTCCGCGGAGCGCTTCAGCAAGATCATCCCCAGCACCTACAAGGCAGTGCTCGCCGCCAAGGACGCCGCCGAGCGAGCCGGTCTCTCCGAGACCGAGATCACCGAGAAGATGATGGAGGCGGCGACCAATGGCTGA